The DNA sequence AGCTTGCCGGAGGATTTGCGAAACCTGTTGCCCTCTCCGGACGAGATAGCGAGCATTGTCGCAGAGTTTGACAATGCGACAAACGAACTCACGGAGAACGCAGGGGGTAAAGAAAATGGCGAGATTAGCTGATATTCTTTCAAAGCCATCATCTGCGGAATTCGTTCAGATAGACGGCTTTATAAAGTTGACGCCGAGTGCCATATAATACCCCGTCAATTTTCCGACGATGGTTATAGGTTGTTCAGCGAGTTAAGCGAAATTGTACACGGCGATTATGATGAAGATGTGGCGATTCAGAAATTCGAGCCGTTGCATACGTTGGTAGTCGGTATACTTGAAAACATAAAAGCTGACGATAAGCTAAATAAAGCCATCGGCATATTGGGTTGGAACACCCAAAACGGAGGAACAGTCCAATGTCTAAACTCGACGCGCTGATCAAAGAACATTGCCCGAACGGGGTAAAGTATGCTACGCTTGGTGAAATCGGCACTATAACCAGAGGAAGCGGGCTATCCAAGAGTGATTTCACTAAATCTGGGATACCATGTATTCATTACGGGCAGATTTACACCTATTATGGTACTTTTGCAACTGCTACCAAGTCTTTCGTTTCGCCCGAACTGGCGGCGCGGTTGAAGACGGTCGGCAAGGGCGATATTATCATTGCTGTTACGAGCGAGAATATTGAAGATGTTTGCAAATGCGTAGTGTGGCTTGGTGACACGGATATTGTTACGGGCGGTCATACTGCCATCTTCAAACACAGTCAAAACCCGAAGTACGTTGCCTACTGGTTTCAAACCAAGGCGTTTTTTGAGCAGAAACGCAAAATCGCCCACGGCACAAAGGTGATTGAGGTTACGCCCAAGCATCTTGAGGGGATAAAAATCCCCCTCCCGCCGCTGCCCGTGCAGCGTAAAATTGTCGAGGTGCTCGACAATTTTACGGAGCTTGCAGCGGAGCTTGCAGCGGAGCTTGCAGCAAGAAAAAAACAATATGAATATTATCGAAATTACCTCTTGACATTCAACCCCGACGCGAACACAATCTTAACAAACAAACAACGGGCAAAGTGGGTAACGCTTGGAGAGATAGGACGGGTAGCGATGTGCAAACGGATAATGAAAGCTGAAACGTCATCCAATGGCGATGTGCCATTTTATAAAATCGGGACTTTTGGGAAAACGCCGGACGCGTATATATCTACCGAAACCTACGAGCGTTACAAGCGCGACTACTCGTACCCAAAGAAGGGCGATGTATTGATTTCAGCAGCAGGGACAATTGGCAGAGCGGTTATTTTTGACGGCGAGCCGGCCTACTATCAGGATTCAAACATCGTGTGGCTTGAACATGACGAAAGCAAAGTCCTGAACAAGTATCTGTATTACTGCTATCAGCTTGCGCCGTGGCACGTTTCAACAGGCGGGACGATTGCGCGTCTATATAACGACAACATTACAAAGGCGAGTATCCCCGTGCCGCCGCTTGACGAGCAGGAGCGCATAGTCGCAATCCTTGACCGCTTTGACGCCCTTGCAAACGACATCGCCACAGGGCTTCCCGCCGAAATCGCGGCGCGCAAGCGGCAGTACGAATATTACCGCGACAAACTATTGGCCTTTAAGGAGTGCGCTTGATGAGCCAAGTGAACATCGTCGCCGAAACGCCGCTTGAAACCGTCGTGGCGGAGTACGCCCCCGTTGGCAGCCGCTCGGACGCTTACCAGTCCGAGGCGGCGCTTGAGGCGGAATTTATCCGCCTGCTGGCCGCGCAGGGTTATGAGCATGTGAACATCGCGAGCGAAGCGGCGTTAATCGAAAACCTGCGCCGCCAGCTTGAGCGGCTTAACAATATGGCCTTTGCCGATGCGGAATGGCAAAGGTTCTTTTCCTCGTGCGTCGCCAACGCCAACGAGGGCATTGTTGATAAAACGCGCCGCATTCAGGACGATTATGTGCAAATTTTGCGCCGCGACGACGGCACGACGAAAAACGTCTATCTGCTCGACAAGAAACACATTCACAACAACCGTCTGCAAGCGATCAACCAATACGAAACCGGGGACGGGACGTATAAGAACCGCTATGACGTTACTATTCTCGTCAACGGTAT is a window from the Acidaminococcales bacterium genome containing:
- a CDS encoding restriction endonuclease subunit S, with product MSKLDALIKEHCPNGVKYATLGEIGTITRGSGLSKSDFTKSGIPCIHYGQIYTYYGTFATATKSFVSPELAARLKTVGKGDIIIAVTSENIEDVCKCVVWLGDTDIVTGGHTAIFKHSQNPKYVAYWFQTKAFFEQKRKIAHGTKVIEVTPKHLEGIKIPLPPLPVQRKIVEVLDNFTELAAELAAELAARKKQYEYYRNYLLTFNPDANTILTNKQRAKWVTLGEIGRVAMCKRIMKAETSSNGDVPFYKIGTFGKTPDAYISTETYERYKRDYSYPKKGDVLISAAGTIGRAVIFDGEPAYYQDSNIVWLEHDESKVLNKYLYYCYQLAPWHVSTGGTIARLYNDNITKASIPVPPLDEQERIVAILDRFDALANDIATGLPAEIAARKRQYEYYRDKLLAFKECA